The Ectothiorhodospiraceae bacterium 2226 region TCCTTCACGCCCACGCGCTTGGGCGCCTGGCCGCCTTGCTGCATCCGCACCACGGCCTTGCGCACGATGCGTCCGAGTTGCTTCTCGAGGTTGCGCACCCCGGCCTCGCGCGCGTAGCCCTCGATCACGTGGCGCAGCGCGGCGTCGCTCAGCTTGATCTTGCCGCGCGTCAGTCCCGCCCGTTCCAGTTGACGCGGCCACAGGTGACGCTTGGCGATCTGCATCTTCTCCTCTGTGATGTAGCCGGCGAGGCGGATGGTCTCCATGCGGTCGAGCAGGGGGCCGGGAATGGTGTCGAGCTGGTTGGCCGTGCACATGAACAGCACCTTGGACAGGTCGAAGCGCTCGTCCAGGTAATGGTCCAGGAAGTCGCGGTTCTGCTCCGGGTCGAGCACCTCGAGCAGCGCCGAGGCCGGGTCACCGTGGTAGGACGCGCCGATCTTGTCGATCTCGTCCAGCATGATGACCGGATTGGCGGTGCCCGCGTCCTTGATGGCCTGGATGAACTTGCCCGGCATGGCGCCGATGTAGGTGCGTCGGTGCCCCTTGATCTCGGCCTCGTCGCGCATGCCGCCGAGCGAGAAGCGATAGAAACGCCGCCCCAGGGCGCGCGCCACGGACCGCCCGATGGAGGTCTTGCCGACGCCGGGCGGGCCGACCAGCAGCAGGATGGAGCCAGCCACCTCGCCCTTCTGGGCGCCCACCGCGATGAACTCGATGATGCGCTGTTTGACGTCGTCCAGATCGTCGTGGTCCTCGTCCAGCACAGTGCGGGCGTGCTCGAGGTCGAGGATGTCCTCCGAGTGCTTGCCCCAGGGCAGGCTGGTGATCCAGTCGAGGTAATTGCGCGTCACGCCGTACTCGGGCGAGCCCGACTCCAGCGTGCCGAGCTTCTGCAGTTCGTCGGCGATGCGCTGCTCGGCGCGCTCGGGCAGGGCCAGCGCCTGCACGCGCTCGCGGAAGCGCTCCACGTCCGCCGTGCGGTCGTCCTTGGCGATTCCCAGTTCCTTCTGGATCGCCTTGAGCTGCTCGCGCAGGAAGAAGGTGCGCTGCTGGTCGGAGACCTTCTGTTCCACCTGCTGGCGGATCTGCGCCTGCACCTTGGCGACCTCCAGCTCCTTCTTGATCAGCACCAGCACGCGTTCCATGCGCTTGCGCAGGTCATGCGTCTCGAGCACCTCCTGCAGGTCTTCCTTGTCCGCGGTCGTGAGGCTGGCCGCGAAGTCGGTCAGCGGGGAGGGGTCGTTCGGCCCGAAGCGGTTGAGGAAGAAGCGTAGTTCCTCGTTGTAGAGGGGGTTGAGCGGCAGCAACTCCTTGAGGGTGTTGATGATGGCGATGGCGTAGGCCTTGAGTACGTCGCCGTCCTCGTGGCCGGTCTCGCGCGGGTAGTCCACCCGCACCAGAAAGGGCGGCTCGCTGCTCAGCCACTCGCGGATGCGAAAACGCTGCTGACCCTCGGCGATGAATTGGATCTGGCCGTTGGAGCGCGCCGGGTGGTGCATGCGCACCAGCGTGCCCACGTTGCGGAAATGGCCCCGCTCGACCTCCTGGTCGTCGGCGGCGTCGGCGAGGCACAGGCCGACCGCTCGGTGGGGACTGTCCCCGATACGCTTGACGGTCTCGAACCAGCGCGCCTCGCTCATCAACAGCGGCAGGGTTTGCGGAGGAAAGAACGGGCGCTCGTTGACCGGGAGCAGGTGCAGCGTGGTGGGCAGGATCTCGCGTGCCAGCGTCAGGCCCGCGCGGGGCGCGGAATCGTCCGATTCGAGCGTGTCGACCTCCATTTCTTCTTTTGCCATAGCCCCGGGTTCGTCAGCACAGGAACCCTGAGGATTGAGGCGAGGGGAGTAAAAATCAAGGCGCCGCGGGCGACCTCAGATCAGCGCGGCGAAGGGTTGTACCTCGACCTCGGTGCCTGCGGCGACATTACCCCATTCCCTCGGCAACACGATGAAACAGTCCGCGAGCGTCATCGAATGCAGCACGTGCGAGCCCTGGGGGCCGGTACTGCGGACCGTGAGGCGACCGTCGCCGTCGCGCCCCAGGATGCCGCGCTGGAAGTCCACGCGCCCCGGCGTCTTGCGCAGCGGTTCGACGCACACGGCGCGCAGCGTCAGCGGGAGGGCGTCTGCCGCGCCCGCCAGGCGCTTGAGCGCCGGCTGCACGAACTGATAGAAGGTCGCCATGGCCGATACGGGATTGCCCGGCAGGCCGAAAAAGGCCGTGTCCTCGCTCAGCAGGCCGAACGCCAGCGGGCGCCCGGGCTTCATGGCGATCTTCCAGAAATCCACCTTGCCGAGGCGCGCGAGCGTGTCCTTCACGTAGTCGGCGTCGCCCACCGATACCCCGCCCGTGGTGATCACCACGTCGGCCACCTCGCGCGCGGCCGCGAAGGCCGCCTCGACCGCCTGCGGCGTGTCGCGCACCACGCCCATGTCCAGCAGGTCGACGCCGACGCGCTGGAGCATGCCGTGCAGCGTGTAACGGTTGCTGTCGTAGATCTGCCCGTCCGCCAGCGTCTGGCCGATCTGGCGTAGTTCATCGCCGGTGGAGAAGAACGCGACCCGTGGGCGACGGCGCACCGCCACCTCGCCGATACCGAGCGAGGCGATCAGGCCGAGGTCGGCCGGGCGCAGCGTGTGACCGCGCCCGAGTACTTCGGCCCCGCGCGCCACATCGCCGCCCGCGGCGCGCACGTTCTCGCCGGCCGGGACACTGTGCGCCATCGTCACGAACTCGCCCTCGCGCTGCACGTGCTCCTGCATCACCACGGCGTCGGCCCCGTCCGGCAGCTTGGCGCCGGTCATGATGCGCACGCACTGCCCGGACTGCACCGTCCCGGCATAGGGGTGTCCGGCCGCGGCGGTCCCCGCCAGCGTGAGGCGCACCGGCGGATGGCCGAGGTCCTCGGCGCGCACGGCATAGCCGTCCATCGCCGAGTTGGCGTAGGCCGGCACGTCCACCGGCGAGTGAACCGCGTGCGCCAATACACGCCCCAGCGCGCTGCGCAGCGCGAGCCATTCCTCGCCGTGCAGCCGCGGCAGGGCCTCCAGGATGCGCGCGCGGGCCTGCTCGACGGTCAGGGCGTTGGGGTCGAACTCATCACAGCCGGCGGGCATCGGAGGTCTCCTTGTGGGGGGGCGTCGCGGCGGCCCGGTTGAGATAATCGACCACGAACGCGGCCACGGTGTCGGGGCGGTTCAGATCCAGCACCGGCAGGGCGCAGGGGATCGGCAGCGGTGCGTCGGCGGCCACCGCCACCACGTCCGGATCCTTGGGAAACAGCAGCGGGTGACCCAGCGCCGGGCGACAGAGTTCCACCTTCGGATAGGCCTCGTGCTTGAAGCCTTCCACCAGGACGATGTCGCAGGGCGGCGCGCCGCCGCCGGGGACGGTGAAGTGGGCGAGCAGGTCCTGCAGCCGCGGCTCTTCCTCTTGCTCGCGCTCGATCATGAGTGCCATGCGGCGGCGCGAGGCGAGCAGCACCTGGCCGGCGCCGGCCTGACGCAGACGGTAGCTGTCCTTGCCGGGGCGGTCGACGTCGAAGGCATGATGGGCATGTTTGATCAGCGCCACGCGCAGCCCGCGCGCGCGCAGCAGCGGGATGACGCGTTCGAGCAGGGTGGTTTTGCCGGTGCCGCTATAGGCGACGAAACCCAGAATGATCGGTTCAGCCGGCATGGGCGAGTTGCTCCTCCAGCGCCGCCAGATCCTCGGCGGTGTTCACGTTGACGAACCCGTTGCGCGCACGGTCGGCGAAATCCGCCGCACACCAGCGCACGCTCGCCAACCAGCGCTGCACGCGCTGTTCGCCGGCCGCCAGCGCGGCCTCGATGCCGGGCGCGAGACGGCGGTACATCAGCAGGCAAAGCGGCTGCAGCCGTTCGCCGTCATGCACCGCGCAGGCCTCGGCGCCGGTCT contains the following coding sequences:
- the lon gene encoding endopeptidase La, which gives rise to MAKEEMEVDTLESDDSAPRAGLTLAREILPTTLHLLPVNERPFFPPQTLPLLMSEARWFETVKRIGDSPHRAVGLCLADAADDQEVERGHFRNVGTLVRMHHPARSNGQIQFIAEGQQRFRIREWLSSEPPFLVRVDYPRETGHEDGDVLKAYAIAIINTLKELLPLNPLYNEELRFFLNRFGPNDPSPLTDFAASLTTADKEDLQEVLETHDLRKRMERVLVLIKKELEVAKVQAQIRQQVEQKVSDQQRTFFLREQLKAIQKELGIAKDDRTADVERFRERVQALALPERAEQRIADELQKLGTLESGSPEYGVTRNYLDWITSLPWGKHSEDILDLEHARTVLDEDHDDLDDVKQRIIEFIAVGAQKGEVAGSILLLVGPPGVGKTSIGRSVARALGRRFYRFSLGGMRDEAEIKGHRRTYIGAMPGKFIQAIKDAGTANPVIMLDEIDKIGASYHGDPASALLEVLDPEQNRDFLDHYLDERFDLSKVLFMCTANQLDTIPGPLLDRMETIRLAGYITEEKMQIAKRHLWPRQLERAGLTRGKIKLSDAALRHVIEGYAREAGVRNLEKQLGRIVRKAVVRMQQGGQAPKRVGVKEVEELLGKPVFQRERPLTGVGVVTGLAWTPLGGATLSIEATLVHSKNRGFKLTGKLGDVMRESAEIAYSYIAANLQAFDGDPSFFDAAFVHLHVPEGATPKDGPSAGITMATALLSLARKQKLKRPLAMTGELTLTGHVLPVGGIREKVIAARRTRVHELILPLANQRDFDELPDHIREGLTVHFVESYREVVDIVFGKA
- a CDS encoding molybdopterin molybdotransferase MoeA, giving the protein MPAGCDEFDPNALTVEQARARILEALPRLHGEEWLALRSALGRVLAHAVHSPVDVPAYANSAMDGYAVRAEDLGHPPVRLTLAGTAAAGHPYAGTVQSGQCVRIMTGAKLPDGADAVVMQEHVQREGEFVTMAHSVPAGENVRAAGGDVARGAEVLGRGHTLRPADLGLIASLGIGEVAVRRRPRVAFFSTGDELRQIGQTLADGQIYDSNRYTLHGMLQRVGVDLLDMGVVRDTPQAVEAAFAAAREVADVVITTGGVSVGDADYVKDTLARLGKVDFWKIAMKPGRPLAFGLLSEDTAFFGLPGNPVSAMATFYQFVQPALKRLAGAADALPLTLRAVCVEPLRKTPGRVDFQRGILGRDGDGRLTVRSTGPQGSHVLHSMTLADCFIVLPREWGNVAAGTEVEVQPFAALI
- the mobB gene encoding molybdopterin-guanine dinucleotide biosynthesis protein B, with protein sequence MPAEPIILGFVAYSGTGKTTLLERVIPLLRARGLRVALIKHAHHAFDVDRPGKDSYRLRQAGAGQVLLASRRRMALMIEREQEEEPRLQDLLAHFTVPGGGAPPCDIVLVEGFKHEAYPKVELCRPALGHPLLFPKDPDVVAVAADAPLPIPCALPVLDLNRPDTVAAFVVDYLNRAAATPPHKETSDARRL